Genomic window (Desulfonatronum sp. SC1):
CTTTGATTAAACGTTGGGACACTAGTGACAGAAAATGCCTTGAAAATGCTTGATATTTTTCCTTAAGATGCTCATATTACACTCACTTGCAACGCCCATTTCAGTAGCGAAATGGGCGTTACAAGGCAAAATTTCGGCTTATTTTTAGAATGTTTATCTTGAAACTTCAAAAAGTTAACTCGGTCCGACCCCAGTCGTCGCACAGTCGAACCAGTTGTTGGGAAACGTCAAAGAAACTTTGGCTACTGGCGCCCAAACCATGAGCGAAATCATTATCTACGAAGATCCGGACAACACCAAGCCTGTCCAGGTAACCCTGGAAGGTGAGACGGTTTGGCTGACCCAGTCCCAGATGGCCGAATTATTTCTGGTGAAACCTCAGAATATCACCATGCACCTGAAAAACATCTACAAAGGTGGGGAACTGGAGGAGAAGGCAACTTGTAAGGATTTCTTACAAGTTCAAACCGAGGGGGGCCGGCGCGTGGAGCGGAGTCGCAAACTCTACAACCTGGACGCCATCATATCCGTCGGCTACCGGGTCAACAGCAAACGCGGCGTCCGTTTCCGCCAGTGGGCCACCTCGGTCCTGCGCCGGCATCTGCTGCACGGATATACCCTGGACCAGCGCCGTCTGGCGGAGCGCGGTCTGGACGAAGCCAGGGCCGCTCTGGACCTGCTTTCCCGCACCCTGGAAGCCAACGCCCTGGTCAGCGATACCGGCCGGGCCGTGCTGGAACTTGTCAGGGGGTATGCCAGGACCTGGCGGCTGCTGCTGCAATATGACGAAGACAGCCTGCCGTTGCCTGACGTCTCCCGACCGAGCCGGGGGATTTTGGACATCGACCATGCCAAGTCCGCCATTGAAGGGCTGAAGGCCGATCTCATGGCCCGAGGCGAGGCCTCGGACCTGTTCGGCCGGGAACACGGCCACGGCTTGGCCGCGATTCTGGGAGCCATCGAGCAGACCATGTTCGGCGAGCCCCTGTATCCGAGCCGGGAAATCAAGGCCGCGCATCTACTGTACTTCATGATCAAGGACCATCCGTTCTCCGACGGCAACAAGCGCATCGGCTCCTTCCTCTTCCTGCTCTACCTGCACCAGGAAGACATGGCCGCGCGAATCGGCGACGCTGCCCTGACCGCCCTGGCCCTGCTGGTGGCCGAAAGCCTGCCCGCGAACAAGGATCTGCTGATCCGCCTGATCGTCAACCTGCTGATGGAATCCTGACAAGACAGGCCTCGAGCCAAAAGTCTTATCCAACGAGATCACGGTGTACGAAGGCCAGCACGTCCAAAAGGGCGACCAGCTCGGGATGTTCCACTTCGGAGGCTCCACCCATTGCCTGATCTTCCGCCCGGAAGTGAACCTAAAATTCGACCTGCACGGCCAAACACCAGGCCTGCACTCGGAAAACATCCCGCTTCGGGCCAGGATCGCCGTGGTCACGGACAGCCAGGGCGAATGACCGCGTTTTGTGTGCGTTGATCTGCATGGAGCTGTTCCGGATGGGAGCATGAGGATTTTGTCCACTTTTCAGGGTATTGGCCACTGTCGGAAATGGCAGACAAAAATGACTTTTCTCCAGCCTGCTTGGCTGGAGAAAAACACTTTGCGCCGCAGGCGCAGCCTTCAGTACCTTGTTGTGTAATCTCATCATCTCAACCACACTGCGAATGGATGCACTAGTCGTCCGACCGCCATGACTTGCCGGAAGTGGCTCTTCATCCGGTCAGGATGGACAGACGTGTCTCGGCGTGTCACGCCGAGAGTGGAAGCTCCTTGTCGGATCTTGACGGGCGATTCCGGATCAAAAAAATCTGCGTACTGCCATAGATCAACAACTGCCGTAGTCAGGAGGCAGAGCTGATCGAACACGAGCGCACATGTGCTGGGCGTCATTTTCCCCGTCACCGGGGTTATGCCGGTAGGCATCGTTTCCCACCGTCGTCGGTCGGTGGAGTACTCGACGGCGGCGGAGGCCGTTTTGGTTGGGAGCGCACCGCCGGGCGATGACGGGGCAAGGAATGCGCACAGTGGCTCTTCTGATCTGCCACAGACGGTCGCACCGACAGCTTGAATCATGTCCGGCTTGGCTTTGTGGGACCGAACGACCCAGAAAGTTCGACCAACGTTCTGAACGTCGGCGATCTTCCTGGCAAAGATCACCTCGGAACTCTCACCCGCGTGAGGTCCCATCACGCTGAACAGGCTGTATTCTTCTGTATTCATCATCACTTGCATAATGGAACGCCTTAGTAGCCGCGGCGATCTATAGCGGCCTGCTATAGGCGGCGGTCAGCAGTTTACACCTGGAATATCGAGCTTGTAAGAGTTTTCATTTATCTTTGCCCTATAGACATTGATCGGCGTCGAACTTTTTGAAATCCACTCATTAACAATCTGTTGTTCTCTTTCTGTAATTTTTGCCCCAAGTATCACACCTGCTAACAAATCTGGCTCGAAATGATATGTATTTGAGCCACCTTCATCTGGGGTTTTAATGATTCGCCTTTCTTGTTCATACTTCCAATGATTTGATTTTGTCGCGAACAAATTAAAGAATTGATCATAATTGCCAAGATCCATAATGTTTACTTCTGGATAATCATCCTGATATTTTACTTTATAAGCTTCCCAAAATATGGTCAGATCTGTTTTTGCTTTGAACTGAAGGCAAATACCTTTATGAGAGTCTGAATAGTGTGACCACATTAATATGTCATCTGGTACTTCAGAAAGGCAATATATCCCAAAATCTTTTAAAAATTTTTTAAAAATTTCATCAAGATATGCATGTGTACTAATCCTGCGAAATACAGGATTTTTTAGCTCCCTCTTGATTTGCGCTTTTGTATAATTAGGAAATCTGCTTTTTACAAGCATCTTATAGAATTGTTCTCTTTTGTAATGGTTCTTGTGAATGACAACTTTAGGCATACAATCAAAAGGGTCATTGAATGCTAATGGGTTAGAGAGCCATATTTTGCTTTCACTAAAAACTAATTCGAGCCATCTGGAACCAATGGTACGGTATTTATACAAGTAATCTACCTCAAATGGTTTTACTCGATTTAGCAAAAGCTTATCTTTGTCAATGGTCATTTCACTCTATAATATTTACAAGAAGTGTTAACGGCCATGCTTACCGGTTGGGGCGCAACGACAGTGGAGTCCCAATCCGCGTAAAGCACGAGGCTAGGTGCTTTTCTTCAGTCCTTTAGTAAATCCGTACATATCAATGATCTTTGATTTCTTGTAAGTGATACCTGAGTTATCGCCAGTGGTAAATTCCTTCACATAAATTTTTGAAGAATACATGTCAATTTCTTCTCTGTTATCATCATAAAATTGTTGGATGCAGTTCAGGGAATTTTGATTTACGCTGCGAAAGCCACATTCGCCTTGGAATATCTCTCTGAAAGTATTTCCGAAATAATTATCAAAAGCTGGGATGAACCCAAATACACCAAGCATAATTTTAGTGACAAGGGTTAGATGGGAATTCCCATTGTTTACAATAATACGCTGGATGTCCCTGTATATGGAGCAGATTGATTTGATGTTTTTACCTGAATATTGATCTACATCTATATCCCAAACCGAAGAGTCCAGGCCAGCAATGTATCTGATGAGTGGCTCATAGTGTTTAACGCTTCTGTTTAATAGAAAACTTGAACCTCGTAGCATACCCCAACTTGCAAGATAAAACCCAAGCGATAGGCAACTCTTTTCTATATCTCCTAATAAATCGTTGTCTGAGGTGGGGTGAAAATAGCAATAGCAATAATCAAATGATGCGTAGCGATCTGTTGAGGAATTGTATTTCTGGAATTCCGTCACCATTTTTGAAATGTCAGCTTGATGATACTTCATTATTACCCTTAATTCACACCCAACGCCAGCCATGAACTGCGGCTGCGCAGCAGCCGTCGCGCTCCATGGCCTTGTTAGGGTTCATTTCATTTTTTCTATCGGTACTATCGCCATCACCGGGGCCACCAGTTGCTCCAGCGCGGGATGTATCCGCAGCTCACCCAGTACCTGCCGAACCCAAGCACGCAAATAACTGGAATTGATACGTTTCCAGCAAGGAAGAACAAGGGGGAAACCTTAAGGGCCAATAGATCAAGCGCACTTGAAGTAACGAACACGGCACCTAGGGCCAGAGCTAGCTGAAACCAAGGAATCCTAGGAGCCGCGAACTTCATTCCGACTAGCGCGACCCCCAGCATCGCCGGGATCAGCCAGTGAAAATTATTATTGCCAGAAATGAGGAAGTAAAGTGCGATCCCCAGAACGGGAAGCGTCTGTGTGATGACAGTCAGCAGAATCGCACGCGGGTAAAATGGTGGTTCGCTCTGCTCAGACATCATGTTCGTCCCTTTGGTAATTTGAATAAGTCCGGCGCTCGGTAACCGCGCGCTCTTGCGAGCCTACGGCGCGCCTCAGCCGCGCGGTTTTTTGCGTCGGCTGCAGGCGCATTGTTAGAACGCACGTCACGAACCCTCGAAAAGGCTTTCATCGACGACCTGATTGACCAGCAGCCTGCCAAGCGATGTGATGCTTGTTGAGCGATCGTCCGATTGAAGAAGGCCAAGCCGCAGCAATGTATCCTTACGGTGGTCTTGGAGTGCACCGCGATCGATTTCCGACTGAGGGCTGCCCATCGCGCGTGACACTGGTTTGAGTATCTCGGGGTGTCGCTCCATCATCGCCTTGTGCCATGGTGAGCTGAGAGTCGGCGGCTGGGCATAGAAGGTCAACAGCACGATTTCAGCGTCAGTGAGGTTGCCGAACAAGCGCGACAAGGTCTTCACGCGGTCATGCTCAAAGTCTAGGCCAGCAAGACCATTTGCAAAGAGGCTCGCAAGCCGTTCAAGTCGCTCATCAGAAACGGCTCGCGATGCTTCAAGGAGAGCATCTTCGAGGAGATCTGAACCCTTAGGCGTGCGAAGTCTATCGTTCAGCCGTTTGACTCCGTCTTCGAGGGAATGGACACGAGTGGAAAAGAGGTGGAGCCACTGTTCCAGCCGCTGAAGCTTCTGCCCGGGTATGACGCCGGAGATTACTTCTGCAACCAACGGTCCGATGACAGGCACCGCACCGACAACTCCACGCACCACAGCGGCGGTGCGGTCAATTGTCTGTGTTTGAAGTGGATTCTCGGTCATGCTCACTCTCGTGCGTTCTAACGTCGAGGCTGTGGGTTCGGCGCGCTAGCGACGATACCCACCAGCCTCTGGTTCGAGATGCCCTATTTTGCTTGGTTCTTCTCGATTGCTGTCGCCTCAAAAACAATCTCCTTCAGATTGTCCGTGCTCATCCGCACAAATGACGGAACATTGGAACGCCACTGCGATACTGAAGTGCCCCCGCGAAGGCGAATCTGATCACCAGGTTTGAGTGCAAAGACCAAGTCCGATTTATCTTTGGGAAGAACCACGAAGTCGGCCTTAACCTCTCCGGACAAAGGATTCTTTTCGTCGGTTGCGCCAACCGGCCGACAGCGAAAGACCACTTTCCCTGTCATTGGATAGTTCAGAAGCCATGCTCCTGTTCCGTTCGCAACAAATTCGGCGATGGTGGAAACATCGCTGCCGATGTAATCGGATGCGAAAGTCGGGTCCATCACCTTTGCGAACGGCACTTCAGTTCCCGCAGGGACCTTTGGGGTTGTGCTTGTATTGACAACCGGCGAATACCCCGCACATCCCGCCATCAGAACACACATACATACGGCAAGTAACTTTCTCATAACGTCTCTACTCCTATTGTTGCTATTGAATACCAAGATGACCATTCTCAGACCCAGAACTCTACACCCGTCGACACCTCATCTCGAAACCATAACTCTCGAACAGATATATTATGCGGAATTCGCAAAACTCCGACCCATGGAGAGGGGTCTGGAGAGGGGTCAAGTCTGCTCTTGGCTCGCAAGCTTGTCGGCAGGAACTGTCGGCGGATTGGCATGGGTCATACCTTCACCTTCGCCAGCATCTCAATGGCCCGCATTTACATCTTTGAAAAGGCGAACCATTTCTTGCCCAGGTCTTTGAGTGACGCGCCGATGTGGTAAATGTCTGGCGAACCGGTCACAATCTGTG
Coding sequences:
- the rhuM gene encoding virulence protein RhuM/Fic/DOC family protein; protein product: MSEIIIYEDPDNTKPVQVTLEGETVWLTQSQMAELFLVKPQNITMHLKNIYKGGELEEKATCKDFLQVQTEGGRRVERSRKLYNLDAIISVGYRVNSKRGVRFRQWATSVLRRHLLHGYTLDQRRLAERGLDEARAALDLLSRTLEANALVSDTGRAVLELVRGYARTWRLLLQYDEDSLPLPDVSRPSRGILDIDHAKSAIEGLKADLMARGEASDLFGREHGHGLAAILGAIEQTMFGEPLYPSREIKAAHLLYFMIKDHPFSDGNKRIGSFLFLLYLHQEDMAARIGDAALTALALLVAESLPANKDLLIRLIVNLLMES
- a CDS encoding phosphatidylserine decarboxylase, coding for MYEGQHVQKGDQLGMFHFGGSTHCLIFRPEVNLKFDLHGQTPGLHSENIPLRARIAVVTDSQGE
- a CDS encoding DUF2971 domain-containing protein; translation: MTIDKDKLLLNRVKPFEVDYLYKYRTIGSRWLELVFSESKIWLSNPLAFNDPFDCMPKVVIHKNHYKREQFYKMLVKSRFPNYTKAQIKRELKNPVFRRISTHAYLDEIFKKFLKDFGIYCLSEVPDDILMWSHYSDSHKGICLQFKAKTDLTIFWEAYKVKYQDDYPEVNIMDLGNYDQFFNLFATKSNHWKYEQERRIIKTPDEGGSNTYHFEPDLLAGVILGAKITEREQQIVNEWISKSSTPINVYRAKINENSYKLDIPGVNC
- a CDS encoding ORF6N domain-containing protein, with the protein product METKVLNQAIKRNIARFPEQFRFQLTQLENDQLVTDCDRFARHLPHRRVTQRPGQEMVRLFKDVNAGH